The candidate division WOR-3 bacterium genome contains a region encoding:
- a CDS encoding S8 family peptidase, which yields MRSVYILIALISVVGVVEAKALIDPQLEEVIASVKDNDQVEILVVFNEQSDEDYLRNLVADLPRREQRYPVVNYLKELSARTQEPLVNYLTLQTQSNKVSEIKSMWIINALYCKATPDIINEIANRNDVAFIAYPYIVSENILLTYGEPVPVDVLDSRGIVWNLKLIAADSCWAAGYRGQGVIVGIIDTGVNYNHLDLSNHMWTDPNYPYHGWNFENNNNNPMDANGHGTHCAGTIASDGSAGDTCGVAPQCSILVCRVRTSIAYPMPDTISEQNVFDAMQFCIAPPLSPTHGADVISMSLGWYVAWTPRRSMWRKAVTNVALAGIPYFIAAGNERGYTYCPVPYNLRCPGDVPPPWHHPSEAQGRLAGAISIAATDSLNALASFSSCGPSCWEDAPWYWDYPFRPGPGILKPDIAAPGVNIRSCLYSSNNGYTLMSGTSMATPHCAGLAALLLSKNPNLTVAQIDSIMQFSALDLGTAGKDTMYGAGRIRAKRAIDMTPASGSLPDLRLAEFGTVVLDPAPNGNGNGYFDPSERITLVDTIINLGTATATNVTGKLRTTSPRITIIDSTATFGNINPKAKGHNGADPFVLQADTLIQLGTLVPFELELTAGTYTRKLYYQLRMGSICGPDSFGYFMIDNTDSFYTEAPIYNWININANQGGPGTSIGTGGNDVTLRIRSPFTIRHYAKRLGGATTDSISVCSNGWIAFGRQTSTVQYNSILPKMMDYGSQSSVPNMVAAFWDDLNGSSPATWWYYNDATNHRLIIQCDSFITLANMFQSFQYIIYDSTTAGPGMRNDIVIQYRRVTNPTSCTVGQQDSLKKYGMSYLFNKVYDTGAAPLVAGRAIKFTTKQPKMKNWIGVQEFTNYVDPGTKRISLAPNPARNSVNIFYTVDKKAKITVKVYNTIGQVIRTLVDETKTPGVYTAKWSGDDELGREVASGVYFFNLQIEDKSFNTRGILLK from the coding sequence ATGAGATCAGTATACATATTAATAGCGCTAATTTCAGTTGTGGGGGTAGTAGAAGCCAAGGCTTTGATTGACCCACAACTTGAAGAGGTCATCGCTTCAGTGAAAGACAATGACCAGGTTGAGATACTGGTGGTCTTTAATGAGCAATCAGATGAAGACTACCTGCGAAATCTCGTCGCTGATTTACCCAGACGCGAACAGAGATATCCTGTGGTAAATTACTTAAAAGAACTTTCCGCAAGGACTCAGGAACCGCTTGTCAATTACCTTACGCTTCAGACCCAATCCAATAAGGTTTCTGAGATTAAATCTATGTGGATTATAAATGCACTTTATTGCAAGGCAACGCCAGATATAATAAATGAAATAGCGAATAGAAATGATGTCGCATTTATTGCTTATCCCTATATTGTCAGTGAGAATATTTTATTGACTTATGGCGAGCCGGTGCCGGTTGATGTACTTGATAGCCGAGGAATTGTATGGAATCTAAAACTTATTGCTGCTGATTCCTGCTGGGCAGCCGGATATAGAGGTCAGGGTGTAATTGTTGGTATCATTGACACGGGAGTTAATTACAACCATCTTGACTTAAGTAACCATATGTGGACCGACCCAAATTATCCTTATCATGGCTGGAATTTTGAAAATAATAATAATAACCCGATGGATGCTAATGGTCATGGTACGCACTGCGCAGGCACTATTGCATCAGATGGTTCAGCTGGTGACACCTGTGGTGTAGCACCTCAATGTTCAATATTGGTTTGCAGGGTTAGAACATCCATCGCCTATCCAATGCCTGATACTATTTCCGAGCAAAATGTTTTTGATGCGATGCAGTTCTGTATCGCTCCACCTCTTTCGCCAACCCATGGTGCAGATGTGATATCAATGTCTTTGGGCTGGTATGTTGCCTGGACACCAAGAAGGAGTATGTGGCGTAAAGCAGTAACGAATGTGGCACTTGCGGGTATACCATATTTTATTGCTGCAGGTAATGAGAGAGGTTATACTTACTGTCCTGTTCCCTATAATCTCCGCTGCCCAGGTGATGTTCCTCCACCCTGGCATCATCCATCAGAAGCACAGGGTAGGCTTGCGGGTGCGATCTCTATTGCGGCAACCGATAGTCTCAATGCGCTTGCCAGTTTTTCTTCCTGCGGTCCTTCGTGCTGGGAAGATGCACCATGGTATTGGGACTACCCGTTTAGACCGGGACCTGGAATTTTGAAACCGGATATTGCTGCCCCCGGAGTTAATATAAGGTCATGTCTATATAGCAGTAACAACGGTTACACTTTAATGAGCGGTACTTCCATGGCGACACCACATTGTGCAGGACTTGCTGCTTTGTTACTTTCAAAGAATCCGAATCTAACCGTTGCCCAGATTGATAGTATCATGCAGTTCAGTGCCCTCGACCTTGGAACTGCTGGCAAGGATACCATGTATGGTGCGGGAAGAATCCGTGCAAAGCGGGCAATAGATATGACACCTGCTTCTGGTTCACTGCCTGATTTGCGCCTTGCGGAATTCGGCACGGTCGTTCTTGACCCAGCACCGAATGGCAATGGTAATGGGTACTTTGATCCTTCTGAGCGCATTACCCTCGTTGACACAATAATCAATTTGGGAACTGCCACGGCGACAAATGTAACTGGTAAATTAAGGACTACAAGCCCACGCATAACAATCATTGATTCAACTGCAACTTTTGGAAACATCAATCCTAAGGCAAAGGGTCATAATGGAGCCGACCCATTTGTACTCCAAGCAGATACACTTATTCAACTGGGTACGCTGGTGCCATTTGAATTAGAACTAACTGCCGGAACTTATACAAGAAAACTGTATTATCAACTTAGAATGGGTTCAATCTGTGGTCCGGATAGTTTTGGCTATTTTATGATTGATAATACAGACTCCTTCTACACTGAGGCGCCAATTTATAACTGGATAAACATAAATGCCAACCAGGGCGGTCCCGGAACGAGCATTGGAACCGGTGGAAATGATGTCACGCTGAGAATTCGTTCACCCTTCACAATCAGACATTATGCAAAGAGGCTTGGCGGTGCAACTACGGATAGTATTTCAGTCTGTTCCAATGGCTGGATTGCATTCGGCAGGCAGACGAGCACTGTTCAATACAATAGCATATTACCAAAGATGATGGATTATGGCTCACAGAGTTCAGTGCCTAATATGGTCGCGGCATTCTGGGATGACCTCAATGGTTCTTCACCTGCTACCTGGTGGTATTATAATGATGCTACAAATCACCGTCTGATAATCCAGTGTGATTCCTTCATTACCCTTGCCAATATGTTCCAGTCATTCCAGTATATAATCTATGATTCCACTACTGCTGGTCCAGGAATGCGCAATGATATTGTAATTCAATATCGGCGGGTCACTAATCCGACGAGCTGCACGGTCGGACAGCAGGATTCGTTGAAAAAATACGGCATGAGCTATCTCTTTAATAAAGTCTATGACACCGGTGCGGCACCGCTCGTTGCCGGTAGGGCAATAAAGTTTACAACTAAACAGCCGAAGATGAAGAACTGGATTGGAGTTCAGGAATTTACGAACTATGTTGACCCGGGAACAAAAAGGATAAGTCTGGCGCCGAATCCAGCAAGAAATTCGGTTAATATTTTCTATACGGTGGATAAGAAGGCAAAGATAACTGTAAAAGTTTATAATACCATCGGTCAGGTCATAAGGACACTCGTTGACGAAACGAAGACCCCTGGTGTTTATACTGCAAAATGGTCGGGTGATGATGAACTCGGACGGGAAGTTGCATCCGGTGTATATTTCTTCAACCTCCAGATTGAAGATAAATCGTTCAATACACGCGGAATCCTGTTGAAGTAA
- a CDS encoding M14 family zinc carboxypeptidase yields the protein MKHIIRCLSLGMLLVSLGMASNKMEVWLYFKDADELFSKMGTLFGELDICTVQQADNGEYYLVLNTTKEQYEQIRALGFKTVITYEDIAEKFYEMAGSRDPQILRDFGYFYTYWEMRDTLQTLANSFPNITRYYSAGNSYQGLQMVAFKISDNPLVDEMEPAVCFNGATHAREPMGTTLCIDYIKYLLTNYGTDSLVTWFVNNREIYFIPVMNPDGYRYNSDSGGATSNIRKNRHLYSGQSSSTAGVDLNRNYGYKWGYNDVGSSPSVTSDAYRGPSRFSEIETQNARDFFLPKKIRTQIDYHSYGAYNLCVWGYSGSAEPIPDSVTVWEILDSMRVKNGFSAARTGPIYRVLYAANGTSIEWEMKDTLHNGVPKFVTYAFSIETNQTDFWDGYNNYTVIQNNINQCRPVNIYFTKIAGVFFDNLQPVVADTSLGNGTGQLDPNETSHLWMRIRNRAIHPLDSAYNITAQLISLDTQIVVQTGTATFPKIYRKSTGNNSASRFVVRCSRNATPGAVKPLKLILTFKDDTCTITQGINFSLTIGNNPVGITESDREKQIESFVKLHSNPATGSIEFAFAQIPDKDASLIIYDATGRLIKKFDNLNQRLIWDGTDHMNLPVESGVYFYVVQKKGNDLKRGKFVFIGK from the coding sequence ATGAAACATATTATCCGATGCTTAAGTCTCGGAATGCTTTTGGTTTCGCTTGGAATGGCGTCAAACAAGATGGAGGTATGGCTATATTTCAAGGATGCGGATGAATTGTTTTCAAAGATGGGGACGCTCTTTGGTGAACTGGATATCTGCACGGTGCAACAAGCAGATAATGGTGAATACTATCTGGTACTAAATACAACAAAAGAACAATATGAGCAGATAAGGGCACTCGGATTTAAGACCGTTATCACCTATGAAGATATTGCGGAAAAATTCTACGAGATGGCGGGTTCAAGAGACCCACAGATATTAAGGGACTTTGGCTATTTCTACACCTACTGGGAGATGAGGGATACATTACAAACCCTTGCAAACTCATTTCCAAATATTACCCGATACTATAGTGCGGGTAATTCCTACCAAGGGTTGCAGATGGTTGCTTTCAAAATTTCGGATAATCCCCTCGTTGATGAAATGGAGCCCGCAGTCTGTTTCAATGGTGCAACCCATGCAAGGGAGCCTATGGGAACGACCCTTTGCATTGATTACATAAAGTATTTACTAACTAATTATGGCACAGATTCTCTTGTCACCTGGTTTGTAAATAATCGTGAAATTTATTTTATACCGGTGATGAATCCAGATGGTTATAGATACAATTCTGATTCTGGTGGTGCAACGAGTAATATCCGTAAGAACCGGCATTTATATTCAGGCCAGAGTTCATCAACTGCGGGTGTAGATTTAAATCGTAATTATGGTTATAAATGGGGTTATAATGATGTTGGTTCAAGCCCATCGGTAACTTCTGATGCTTATCGCGGTCCTTCAAGATTTTCAGAGATAGAGACTCAGAATGCACGTGATTTCTTCTTACCCAAAAAAATAAGGACCCAGATTGATTACCATTCTTATGGGGCATATAATCTCTGTGTCTGGGGTTATTCCGGTAGTGCCGAGCCGATTCCAGATTCGGTCACGGTTTGGGAGATTCTTGACTCAATGCGGGTGAAGAACGGATTTTCTGCGGCGCGCACAGGTCCGATATATCGGGTTCTTTATGCGGCGAATGGAACTTCAATTGAATGGGAGATGAAGGATACCCTCCATAATGGTGTGCCTAAGTTTGTCACTTATGCCTTCAGCATTGAGACAAACCAGACTGATTTCTGGGATGGATATAATAATTATACGGTAATTCAAAATAACATAAACCAATGCCGTCCGGTTAATATCTATTTCACCAAGATTGCCGGTGTATTCTTTGATAATCTCCAACCGGTCGTTGCTGATACTTCACTGGGAAATGGAACAGGTCAACTTGACCCAAATGAGACATCCCATTTATGGATGAGGATCAGAAACCGTGCAATCCATCCCCTTGATTCCGCATACAATATCACTGCACAACTCATCTCCCTTGATACACAGATTGTTGTCCAGACCGGAACCGCTACTTTTCCGAAGATATACCGTAAGAGCACGGGCAATAATAGTGCCTCAAGATTTGTTGTAAGATGCAGTCGCAATGCGACACCCGGTGCAGTAAAACCATTGAAATTGATACTGACATTTAAGGATGATACCTGTACGATAACCCAGGGAATTAATTTCTCGCTCACAATCGGGAATAATCCAGTTGGTATAACCGAATCGGATAGGGAAAAACAGATCGAATCATTTGTTAAACTGCATAGTAATCCTGCAACGGGAAGTATTGAATTTGCGTTCGCCCAGATTCCTGATAAGGATGCATCTTTGATAATTTATGATGCTACGGGAAGGCTGATAAAGAAATTTGATAATCTGAATCAAAGGTTAATCTGGGATGGGACTGACCACATGAATTTGCCAGTAGAATCAGGTGTCTATTTCTATGTCGTGCAAAAAAAAGGTAATGATTTAAAAAGAGGCAAATTCGTCTTTATCGGCAAATAA
- a CDS encoding sigma-54-dependent Fis family transcriptional regulator, whose amino-acid sequence MESIIRKIGREQLEILFEMTSSLSSTLELSKILDIIIESAKNLLKAEASSLLLLDETTNELYFASVTGEVSERLKNLTVPLDKGIAGACVREGKPKIVNDTTKDKDFYSKIDKSTGFVTRSIIAAPLKITGKTIGVIEVLNKKDQQEWTEEDKNLIMLIAYQAAQVIQNAQNHLKIHEYKELLRDEIDSRYALIGRSEQFKNVLNLAEKVAQSNASVLILGENGTGKELIARYIHRLSPRRDKPFIAVSCAAIPSTLLESELFGYEKGAFTGALTQHKGRFELANQGTIFLDEIGDMLPETQSKLLRVLQEKEFERLGGTKTIKVDVRVIAATNQNLEEKIKQKLFREDLFYRLNVFPIYIPPLRDRKDDIIIIAEHYLSYYSKQMNKDIKKFSDEVIEKMINYPWPGNVRELQNVIERAVVLTNTDTIRHEALMLPTEPVELPMTFDKNLKEAVEEFKMKYIKEVIKRCGGNQRKASKILKIQPTYLSRLLHKKR is encoded by the coding sequence ATGGAAAGCATCATAAGAAAGATAGGCAGAGAACAACTTGAGATTCTTTTTGAAATGACCAGTTCTCTGAGTTCAACCCTTGAACTCTCAAAAATTCTTGATATTATCATTGAAAGTGCCAAAAATCTTCTTAAAGCCGAAGCGAGTTCTCTATTATTGCTTGATGAGACAACAAATGAATTATATTTTGCCAGTGTTACTGGTGAAGTATCTGAAAGATTGAAGAATCTAACTGTCCCACTTGATAAAGGCATTGCCGGCGCCTGTGTGCGCGAAGGTAAACCAAAGATTGTAAATGATACAACAAAAGATAAAGATTTTTATTCAAAGATTGATAAATCAACAGGCTTTGTCACACGTTCCATAATTGCAGCACCCTTGAAAATCACAGGAAAAACGATTGGTGTTATTGAAGTATTAAACAAAAAAGACCAGCAAGAATGGACAGAAGAAGATAAAAATTTAATCATGCTCATTGCTTATCAGGCAGCACAGGTTATCCAAAATGCACAGAACCATTTAAAAATCCATGAATATAAGGAATTACTCAGAGATGAAATTGATTCAAGATATGCACTTATTGGCAGGAGTGAACAATTTAAAAATGTGTTAAATCTCGCAGAAAAGGTTGCCCAGAGCAATGCTTCAGTTTTGATCTTGGGTGAAAATGGAACTGGTAAAGAGCTAATTGCGCGTTATATACACCGTTTAAGTCCGAGAAGAGATAAACCATTCATTGCGGTCAGTTGTGCAGCAATACCATCCACACTTTTGGAAAGTGAATTGTTTGGATATGAAAAAGGGGCTTTTACCGGGGCACTCACCCAGCATAAAGGCAGGTTTGAACTTGCAAATCAAGGCACAATTTTTCTTGATGAAATTGGAGATATGCTTCCCGAAACCCAGAGTAAATTGTTACGGGTATTACAAGAAAAAGAGTTTGAGCGACTTGGTGGGACCAAGACAATAAAGGTTGATGTGCGCGTTATTGCTGCAACAAATCAAAATCTTGAAGAAAAGATAAAGCAAAAGTTATTCAGAGAAGATTTATTTTATCGTTTAAATGTTTTTCCAATATATATACCACCCTTAAGGGACAGAAAAGATGATATAATAATAATCGCAGAACACTATTTAAGTTATTATTCAAAACAGATGAATAAAGATATAAAAAAGTTTTCTGATGAAGTTATTGAAAAAATGATAAATTACCCATGGCCCGGAAATGTAAGAGAATTACAGAATGTAATTGAAAGGGCAGTGGTTTTGACAAATACAGACACGATCAGACATGAGGCATTAATGCTTCCGACCGAGCCGGTAGAACTTCCAATGACATTTGATAAAAATTTGAAAGAAGCAGTTGAAGAATTCAAAATGAAATACATCAAAGAAGTGATCAAAAGATGCGGGGGGAATCAGAGAAAGGCAAGCAAAATTTTGAAGATCCAGCCTACATATCTATCAAGACTTTTACACAAAAAGAGATAA
- a CDS encoding RNA polymerase sigma factor, whose amino-acid sequence MDSEKELIKKIIDGDEKSCEKILNLYKARIFSYILRLVKNYDDAEEITFEVFIKFFKGIKTFDINKPIGTYLLTIAHNLVIDFFRKNKVEYEYLDERHSISANFIEKYRNAKIMQAIEEAIQKLAPLDREIMIFFHKEDLSYQEISKILDLPITTIKTRLHRARMKLREILKNKYHSNKKSDIDGNNF is encoded by the coding sequence ATGGACAGCGAAAAAGAGTTGATTAAAAAAATAATAGACGGAGATGAAAAATCCTGTGAAAAGATTCTAAATCTTTACAAAGCACGTATATTCAGCTATATATTAAGGCTCGTAAAAAATTATGATGATGCTGAAGAGATAACATTTGAGGTATTTATAAAATTTTTTAAAGGTATCAAAACATTTGATATCAATAAACCGATTGGAACTTATCTTCTTACTATCGCCCATAATCTTGTGATTGATTTCTTCAGGAAAAATAAGGTTGAATACGAGTATCTTGATGAAAGACATTCAATTAGTGCAAATTTTATTGAAAAATATAGAAATGCAAAAATTATGCAAGCCATTGAAGAAGCAATACAAAAATTGGCACCTTTAGACCGTGAAATAATGATTTTTTTTCACAAAGAAGATTTGTCCTATCAGGAAATAAGTAAAATTTTAGATTTACCAATTACTACGATAAAAACACGACTACATCGTGCGCGAATGAAATTGAGAGAAATATTGAAAAATAAATATCACAGTAATAAAAAATCAGATATTGACGGGAATAATTTTTGA